In Bernardetia litoralis DSM 6794, the genomic window AATTATTCTATGACAAAGATAGTGAAAATATATAATTAATCAATAAAATTGTATATAATTTTTTAAAAAAATTGTTTTTTTCACTTTGAAATTATTAAGCTCAATTAATTTAGCTTCACTACTAAAAAAACCACCTAAAAAAACTAATTTTTTAGGTGGTTTCAAAATATAATCTTCCATTGCTCATGTCCTCACGAGCGACAATTATCTAACTTCCACAAACCAAACAATCTTCGTCGTCTAGTGAACAAGCTGCTCCACCTAGTCCGTCCTTTAATTGCTCTTCTTGTGCTTGTCCGTTTTGGCGTTTGTGGATTCTAGCAAGTGCAAGATTGGATTGTTCTTCCATATCACCAGCCCCAGCCATTTCTAGCATTTCTTCATTACTTTGAGCAACTATTTCTTCAGCTTTTGCTTTATGATTGATAGCTGTATCTTTTCCAATTTCTAAAGCATCTTTATCTACTGTAAATTTAATTGCATCAGCAGCAGCTTTTGTACGAAGATAATACATACCTGTTTTCAAACCTCTTTTCCAAGCGTGGAAGTGCATAGAAGTAAGTTTTCCAAAAGTAGGGTTTTGAATATGTACATTCAAACTCTGACTTTGACAAATATAAACACCTCTATCAGCCGACATATCAATAATTGTACGCTGACTAATTTCCCAAACAGTTTTATAAATATCTTTCAATTCTTGTGGAATACGTTTGATATTTTGAACAGAACCATTTGCAGAAATAAGTTCATTTTTCATTTGGTCATCCCACATATCAATGGCAATCAAATCTTTCAAAAGGTGTTTGTTTACCACAACAAATTCTCCAGAAAGTACACGACGCACATAAATATTAGAAGTATAAGGCTCAAAACATTCATTATTTCCCAAAATCTGAGAAGTTGAAGCTGTTGGCATTGGTGCAAGTAAAAGTGAGTTTCTAGCTCCATGTTTTACTACTTCGCCACGCAATTCTTCCCAGTTCCAGCGTCCAGAATGATAATCTTCATCTACATTCCACATATCAAATTGGAATTGTCCTTTTGATAATGGTGAACCTTCGAAAGTTTCATAAGCACCTTCTGTAATTGCCAAATCTTTAGAAGCAGTCATGGCAGCAAAATACATCGTTTCAAAGATTTCTTTGTTAAGAGCAGCAGCTTCTTCAGACTCAAAAGGCATACGAAGCAAAATAAATGCATCAGCCAAACCTTGTACACCCAATCCAATCGGACGATGACGCATATTTGAATTACGAGCTTCTTCTACTGGATAATAATTTCTGTCAATAATTCTATTCAAATTGACAGTTGCTGTATAAGCTACTTCATAGAGTTTTTCATGATTGAATTCTAAACCATTTCCATTATCCATTACAAATTTTGGAAGAGCAAGAGAAGCCAAATTACAAACTGCTACTTCATCAGGAGCAGTATATTCCATAATTTCAGTACAAAGATTTGACGATTTTATTGTACCTAAATTTTTCTGATTTGATTTATTATTTGCGTGGTCTTTATAAAGCATGTACGGCGTTCCCGTTTCAATTTGTGCTTCTAAGATTGCAAACCAAAGTTCTTGCGCTCTGATTGTTTTTCTAGCTTTTCCTTCTCTTTCGTATCTCGTGTAAAGCTCTTCGTGTTCTGTTCCATAACAATCAGCTAATCCTCTAGCTTCATTTGGACAGAATAATGACCATTCGCCATCTTCTTGAACACGCTTCATAAATATATCTGAAATCCATAAAGCATAAAACAAATCTCTTGCTCTAGCTTCTTCTTTACCATGATTTTTCTTCAAATCTAAAAATTCAAAAACATCAGCATGCCAAGGTTCTAAATAAACAGCAAAAGCTCCTTTGCGTTTGTTTCCTCCTTGGTCAATATAACGAGCTGTGTCATTAAATACTTTTAGCATCGGAACAATTCCGTTTGAGTAGCCATTTGTTCCACGAATATACGAACCTGTGGCACGTACATTATGAACACTTACACCAATTCCACCAGCTGATTGAGAAATTTTGGCACATTGCTTCAAAGTATCATAAATTCCATCAACACTATCGCCTTGTACTTCTAATAAGAAACACGAAGACATTTGAGGTTTTGGAGTTCCTGCATTAAAAAGTGTTGGTGTTGCATGAGTAAACCAACGCTCAGATATTAAGTGATATGTTTTGATTGCTGCATCAATATCAGCACCATGGATACCCACAGAAACACGCATAATCATCTGTTGAGGACGCTCGGTTACTTTTCCATCAAGGCGCAAAAGATACGAACGTTCTAAGGTTTTGAAACCAAAATAATCATATTCATAATCTCTGCTATAATCTACAGCTTGATTCAGAACGTGAGCATATTTACGAACTACTTGTACCACCTCATCAGAGATAAGACCTGCACTTTCATTTGTCTTTGGATTTATATAATTATAAAGCTCTTCAATAGTTTCAGAGAAAGCATCTTTTGTTTCTTTGTGAAGATTTGAAATAGCAATTCTTGAAGCTAAAATCGCATAATCTGGGTGAACAGTCGCCATTGTAGCAGCTGTTTCGGCTGCAAGTTCGTCCAGCTCTATGGTTGTTACATTATCATAAAGTCCTGCCAAAACTTTATAAGTAATTTCTTTAGGTTTGATATAACGAGTATCTAAATTATCACAAAGCCTTTCGATTCTGGCTGTGATTTTTTGCATTATCACTTCTTCTTTTCTGCCGTCTCGCTTGATTACGTACATATATATAGTAGTTGAAATAAATTAATTGGGAGGGAGAGCGTATTTTTCCAGTTCATTTTATAGGACTCATTTTTATCTAATTCTGTAATGAGTTTGTGATTGAAAAATACGTTATCGGATTTTGGTACAAAAATACGCATCTTATTTTAGAACTGAATTATTTGGATTCAATCTAAGAAAGATTACTTTGTCAATAACAATAAAAATTTACTTTTGTTAAGGAAGAATCTGTATGTGTTTCTGTTTAAAAATAACGAATAAAAAATCGTTTTTAGTAAAAATACCCTAATAAAAATAGCTTTCTGTTAAAGATTTCTGTTATAATATTAATTTACAATTTTTGATTTACAAAGGCAAAAAAAGCCATAATAAAAATTATATTAAATTTTGTTGATAACTTTTTTCATCAAAAAAACCTCATTCAAAACCGAAAAAAATGGTTTGAATGAGGTTTTATTTTTTATAAGATTAAAAAATTATATTGCAATAAATTCTGTAAAAAGAAAATATAAAGCTGCTATAAAAATAGCGATTAAAAGTCCTGCAAAAACATAGAAACTTGTATAATTGTACTTCTGTTTTGCTGGCTTTTGCTTCTTGTTATGCTTTTGAATTTCTTTATCCAAAGCAAAAATTTTCTCTCGGTGATGTTTCTGATGATTTCTAATTTCCAAAATATGATACTGTATTCCTTCCAATTGCTTCTCATAATCAAAGAATTTTTTTTCGTGCATTGTTTTTTGAAGATATAAGTTTTCAATAACTTCTTTAGTTGTTCTAAATTTAGATTTATTTTGGAGGTTTTGTTTTTTGGTAAATAAAGCATTCATGATAATAGTAGTTAAGATTGATAGGATTTAATTAAAAGCTAATTTGTTTTTATTTTTTTAATAAATTAACTACTTCTTAACCCAACTATATATTTATTAATTCCATAATTATCAGTTATTTATATATTATATTCTTATTTGTATTAATTATTAATACAATAAATTTTGATTAAAATGGAACTTTTTTGAATATTTATTTTCAAAAAATAAAGTGTAAGAATAAAATCATAAGACAACTTTATGTTAAATTTTTCGTAAAAAGTATATAATTAATTACACAATAAGTAATAAAATAAAAAAAAGTAATTAAATCTATTAATAATATAATATACTGATTGTAAGTGAGTTATGTATATATATATATTCTCAATCATTCCAAATAATTAAATTATACATTATTCAATTATTTTAAAATAATAATCTGTTAATTGATACGCATTCAAAATTTAATATGCTTTTATTAATAAATTACATTATTTACTGGATTACTTAAAATAAATCAATTACCTTTGTATTCGTAAAATAGTACATGCAGAAATCTATACACCACTAAAACATATCACTTATTATGGAAAATAACCAAATATTGCGCTATTCAGCAGATGAACTCAAAGAATTTGAAGATATTCTAAATTCAAAACTAGCTAAATCTAAAGATGAGTTAAACTATCTCAAACGTTCTATCATGAGAGAAGACGCAGCTGAAAACAGAACGAGTGCAGGAAATTTAGAAGATGGTGCAGGTTCAATGGAAAAAGAACAGCTCAATCAATTAGCTGCAAGAGCGCAAAAATTCATAGCAGACCTAGAACGTGCGCTTTTCAGAATCAAAAATGGAACGTATGGAGTTTGTAAAGATACAGGCAAACTTATTTCAAAAGAGCGTTTGCGTGCTGTTCCACACACACAACAATCTATGGAAGCAAAAATGAATAGAGTTTAATTAATTACAAGTTATAGGTTAAAAATTACGAAGTGAAATTCAATTTAATCAAAAAATAATCCGTTCTTTGTACTATAAAATATACTCAAATACCGTTATGGATAATTTATTTTATCAATAACGGTATTTGTTTTTAAGTAATTTTTTAATTGGTAAATAAACCAAAAACGGCAAAATTTATAGTCGTAATTTTTAATTTGTAATCTGTAATTGCTTTATGTTTATTGTCATTCGTATAAAAACAGTAGAAAATATCGCTGAAATAGTTTATTATGAACTTGCTCCTTTGGGTTTTGATTCTATTATGGAAGAAGAAACTGCTTATTCTGAAAATAAAACTATTGACGCTAATCTAAAAACAACTTGGATTACTTCAGTTTCAGAAGAAAACTATAATGCCGAAGAAGTAAAACAAATTTTAGATACTTATCAATCTCAAAATTTGCTTACTTATTCTATTCAAAAAGAAGAAAAACAAAATTGGAATAAAAAATGGGAAGAAAATTTTCAACCTATTCGTTTGGAATATAATGAAGGAAATAAAATTGAAAAAAAGTGTATTATCAGAGCTGATTTTCATGAGGCTGAGTCTGATTTTGAACACGAAATTATCGTTACTCCAAAAATGTCTTTTGGAACAGGACACCACCAAACTACTCGTCTGATGCTTGGGCATCAATTTGAGATGAATCATAAAAATAAAGTGGTTTTAGATGCAGGTTCAGGAACTGGAATTTTGGCAATTATGGCAGCCAAATTAGGAGCAAAAGAAGTTTGTGCTTGTGATGTTGAAGATTGGTCAGTAGAAAATTCATTAGAAAATGCTGACAGAAATAACCTAAAAATTGATTCCAAACACGGAACAGCAAAGATTTTTGAAAACAAAAAATTTGATATTCTACTTGCTAATATCAACAAAAATGTTCTCTTGGAAGAAATGCCTTTGTATAATGAATTATTAAAAGAAACAGGAACTTTAGTTTTGAGTGGTTTTCATCACAATGACATAAAAGACCTCCAAAAAAGAGCCGTCGAATTTGGTTGGAATATTGAAAAACAAACAGAAGAAACTCCTTGGTGTAGTTTGAGATTAGTTAAGAATTTTTCTAATCTTTAAAATTATAGCTCTTGTTAAATAAAATTTAGCCTTTATCAATTAAACAGGGTTAAAATCCTGTTTAATTTTATCTCTTTAGTTTTCAATATGCGTTTTACAATCTGTTTTGTTTTATTTCTAATTGTGCATTCTTTTTCTTGTTTAGCTCAATCTGACTCTTCTTCTAAAACTTTGAAAAACAGAGTTTTAGATAGAAGTGCTTTTGTGGGGGCAGAACTCGGTACTCTTACCAATCCTGTTCGTGTGGCTTACAAAATGAAAGCTGAAAAAGGAATTATTATTTATAAAGTTTTTCCTAATTTGGCAGCTGATAAAGCTGGTTTGAAGGAAAAAGATGTCATTATTGCTGTTGATTCTACTCATTTGAATAATCTAAAAGAATTTCAAGAATTAATCAAAAGTAAAAATGGAAATGATACTTTAAATTTATTTTTTGTTAGAAATGATACGGTCAGAAATACATCTTTAGTTCTTCATTTTTTACCTAGAGAAAGGAATTTTTATTTTGAAACAATGTATGACCAACTAGAAATTAATGATTCAAGCCAAAATAATAATCAAACAAGTCTGCGAACTATCCTTACTTTTCCTAGAAATAATAATGTAGAAAGTAATGAAATAACTCAATTTCCTTTGGTAATTGTCTTAAACTCGGCTTCTAATCAATCTATTGAGCGAAAGTTATATACAAAAAATAAAAATACAAAAAAGCAATATCAATTTTATGATTGGATAGAAAATCTTACCAAAAATGGTTTTGCAACGTTGCGAATAGAAAAAAAAGGAGTAGGAGATAGTAATGGAAATCTGAATAAATGGACATTTGAAGACGAACAAAAAAGTATTAGTTCAGCCTTAGAAAAAATAAAAAAACAGGGTTCTATCAACCAACAGAAAATTTATTTGATTGCTTTAGGTTCTTCTTCTCTAGTTGCTTTGGAGAATTTTATTCAAATTCGTTCAGATTCAACAATTAATTTTGATAGAATTTTTATAGAAAAACTGCCTTCTGGGTTACAGAAAACCAAAAATCAGAATAGTGATAGTTTGCTTATTTATTTTCCAAAACTTGCTCTTTTTGATGCAAGCTATTCTCAAAATGCAATTTTTAATTTAAAAAAATATGATTTGATAATGAGCAATGAGAAACTCTTTTGGTTAGAATCTAAAGAAGATATTTTTAGAGTAATCTCAAGACTAAAAAAAGAAATAGAATAATTTCGATATTATAACAACAAAATTTTAGACCTAAATTATTTTTCCTA contains:
- a CDS encoding PDZ domain-containing protein, with translation MRFTICFVLFLIVHSFSCLAQSDSSSKTLKNRVLDRSAFVGAELGTLTNPVRVAYKMKAEKGIIIYKVFPNLAADKAGLKEKDVIIAVDSTHLNNLKEFQELIKSKNGNDTLNLFFVRNDTVRNTSLVLHFLPRERNFYFETMYDQLEINDSSQNNNQTSLRTILTFPRNNNVESNEITQFPLVIVLNSASNQSIERKLYTKNKNTKKQYQFYDWIENLTKNGFATLRIEKKGVGDSNGNLNKWTFEDEQKSISSALEKIKKQGSINQQKIYLIALGSSSLVALENFIQIRSDSTINFDRIFIEKLPSGLQKTKNQNSDSLLIYFPKLALFDASYSQNAIFNLKKYDLIMSNEKLFWLESKEDIFRVISRLKKEIE
- a CDS encoding ribonucleoside-diphosphate reductase subunit alpha yields the protein MYVIKRDGRKEEVIMQKITARIERLCDNLDTRYIKPKEITYKVLAGLYDNVTTIELDELAAETAATMATVHPDYAILASRIAISNLHKETKDAFSETIEELYNYINPKTNESAGLISDEVVQVVRKYAHVLNQAVDYSRDYEYDYFGFKTLERSYLLRLDGKVTERPQQMIMRVSVGIHGADIDAAIKTYHLISERWFTHATPTLFNAGTPKPQMSSCFLLEVQGDSVDGIYDTLKQCAKISQSAGGIGVSVHNVRATGSYIRGTNGYSNGIVPMLKVFNDTARYIDQGGNKRKGAFAVYLEPWHADVFEFLDLKKNHGKEEARARDLFYALWISDIFMKRVQEDGEWSLFCPNEARGLADCYGTEHEELYTRYEREGKARKTIRAQELWFAILEAQIETGTPYMLYKDHANNKSNQKNLGTIKSSNLCTEIMEYTAPDEVAVCNLASLALPKFVMDNGNGLEFNHEKLYEVAYTATVNLNRIIDRNYYPVEEARNSNMRHRPIGLGVQGLADAFILLRMPFESEEAAALNKEIFETMYFAAMTASKDLAITEGAYETFEGSPLSKGQFQFDMWNVDEDYHSGRWNWEELRGEVVKHGARNSLLLAPMPTASTSQILGNNECFEPYTSNIYVRRVLSGEFVVVNKHLLKDLIAIDMWDDQMKNELISANGSVQNIKRIPQELKDIYKTVWEISQRTIIDMSADRGVYICQSQSLNVHIQNPTFGKLTSMHFHAWKRGLKTGMYYLRTKAAADAIKFTVDKDALEIGKDTAINHKAKAEEIVAQSNEEMLEMAGAGDMEEQSNLALARIHKRQNGQAQEEQLKDGLGGAACSLDDEDCLVCGS
- the prmA gene encoding 50S ribosomal protein L11 methyltransferase gives rise to the protein MFIVIRIKTVENIAEIVYYELAPLGFDSIMEEETAYSENKTIDANLKTTWITSVSEENYNAEEVKQILDTYQSQNLLTYSIQKEEKQNWNKKWEENFQPIRLEYNEGNKIEKKCIIRADFHEAESDFEHEIIVTPKMSFGTGHHQTTRLMLGHQFEMNHKNKVVLDAGSGTGILAIMAAKLGAKEVCACDVEDWSVENSLENADRNNLKIDSKHGTAKIFENKKFDILLANINKNVLLEEMPLYNELLKETGTLVLSGFHHNDIKDLQKRAVEFGWNIEKQTEETPWCSLRLVKNFSNL
- a CDS encoding TraR/DksA family transcriptional regulator, translating into MENNQILRYSADELKEFEDILNSKLAKSKDELNYLKRSIMREDAAENRTSAGNLEDGAGSMEKEQLNQLAARAQKFIADLERALFRIKNGTYGVCKDTGKLISKERLRAVPHTQQSMEAKMNRV